The genomic DNA CAAATCTTTAAGTTCGGTCCGATCTGGTATATCATTAAAAGTTTGATAATCaaacaacatatatatatatatatgaataacaATAAACTGTCTTAACAATGCATTCTGGAATAAAAACCTTTCGAGCTCATTTTATCTGTTCCAGAAACGAGGAATCTGTGGCCCTTGGATTCCCGATGATGGTAAAATAGTGACTCACACTTTATCCCAAGCAGGGACAATGGCCCAGAAATACTGGACTTCCAAGGTGAgccaatacaaaaaaagaatatgtatttattattagttGTCATATTATTTAAATTCTAATGTCATGGCCCATCTGCAAATATTCAATGTCATACATTGTtatcacacaaagacacaagtATGTAAATAAAACCATCTATTCTATTAAAGCACACATCCAATTTGATGTTACGGttaaatgcttttaaataattttttgcATTGTTTCTCTTACatcgattttatttttttggtgaaTGATCTAACATAATTTTGTTCTTTAATCACAGGACTTACAAAAGCATTTCCATCTGACTGTTTTCTTCTACAGGTGGTGCTAAGTCATGTGGGAGTCACCTCGATTATTGCTCATATCAAAATCGGACAAATGCATGCAGCGCTGGAGTCCAAAGTACTTGTTGTCAGTGCTCAAGGTCAGTCTTGAAACACGCTTAAAGTTTCCCTTTGCTGATTTGCTGAATTCTTTGCCGTGCTGTCAGGAATGCTGTAATCATCTACTTTTATCCAAAGTGACTCCAAAATGGTAAAAAACAAGTTTTATTAATCAGTTTGGACTTGCCTCAATAAACAATACCGCTAATGCTTGGAGGGCTCTTTTCTAGCTTCTTTAAGAGGTTGTCTTTGCCTTTGGAATAATCAGCATTATCAAACCACAAATGTTTTACACTGTGGCACTATTGCACAGTACCGCACTGCTTCCTTCAGATTTACCAGCATGCCATTTACGTATGCCCACTAATGCTTTTGTCTCCATCACTTCCATTCTGTTAGTATTAAACATATTTCAAGTATGATaataaagaggaataaagatgatttttatttttttagttccTCTTTCTTAATTGGAAATCCAACAGGTTAAGTACAATTTCAGTCATTTATTAAAATCTTTGTATCCCAATGATTTTAAAATCTTGGATAAGACTTTCTTGTCTTGAGGAGATATTTTATAAGATTTTAATGTCAGACTGAAGTTGATAGGACCGCCTCTACAGTGGAGCTGTGGTGGAGATCTAGTCTCTCCCAAACCTCAGACACAAACAACCGCATCCAACGCCACCCTTAAGATTCTCTCTCTGCAAGGTCAAATGTCAAAGATTTACACCTTCCACAGTGGCCTTCTGCCTGGCATTTGTCTGCATCAGGATTTGGACTAAATACTATACCTTTATTTTATctgtaattgtctttttttttgtaaataacaaTCTAAATCAATCAGTCGTGCTTTTGTTATTGATAATGTTAAGTTATTGTTCTACAGCATTTAGATTTTCCTTTAATTTGCATTTCTGCTTCAACACATTTTACTATAAAAATGTAGACACTAGTTACTTTGCATATTtagataaacaaataaaaaggattGGCGAAATAATGAGACATTACTCAGAGAGAACTAAACTCCCTCAGCTCAACTTCCCTCCTATAAGCAATCGTCTCATTTTACATGATAACATTCCACTAGAGTTTGAAATCACATAATTGATTCACATTTGTTCAATAAAAttaacttttaattttaatttattaaaatacaataattcaATAACCTTTAAAGATTCGGTTTTGATCTCTAACTTAATCAGAACAGTTTCAGCTACAATATTTCTGTTTGCAGTAGTGAATTTTTCATGAGATTCAATTTCAAACATTGTGTTTCACCAGATCTGGAATATTtgttggatccagatcagatgTTGAAgtgtgctttattttgtggatattttccttgtgtgtgtataatattGTGCTTCAGTGTGTGGCGATGACGTCtgtgagctggaggagagctgtCTGACTTGTCCTGCAGACTGTGGCTTCTGCCCGATGTCCATTGCCATCAAAGTGGCCATTGGGCTTCCAGTCGctctcttcagcagcagcttcatccTAACCATGGTGGTCAGTCTCtgcggcacacacacacacacacacgcacacatgaacAGAGGTGTGTCATGCGTGATATTAATTCCTGTCTTGCAGTGGCTCCAGTACCAGAAACAGCGGATGTTTTGGGATGAAAGCTGGATCATTAACTACAATAACATCATATTTGGTACAATGCTTCATGTTTCTATGGAAAACTTACATGAGAGTTTTAGGGTTCTTCAGGATTGAATCTCTTTGATTTTTACAAGAATGAGTCTTGATCTATAACAGTGGATCAAGGCTAAGAGTTATTTTGCACCATAATAAATAAGACCATTTGTGGTCATCTTACAGGCATGTTTATCTCCTCAGCTTGAAAACACTTAATTGATCCTCTATGGCATGGATCTGTGGTGTCTGCAGGACTGTGCAACATGGGCCTTTGCAGCACCTCCAGCCTGCAATGTGGCAAGAGCAACAGCGACATCAGTCAAACCACTGATGTGACTGTGTGTACCGGAGTCAACACCTCATTTAAACAAGGCTTCATCCAACCAGGCGCCTAGTGAGAACCATTCAGCATTATAATGAGATTCATTCAACTCTAATGCGGTATCGGGACGAGTTcctctgcattttaaaaatatgtgaGAAGTTCTTCCATGTTTTGCGTTTAGATGATGAAGTCTGTCTTGATGATCTGTGTTGCGTTGCAGTGACGGGAGGACGGTGGCAGTGAAACACATCcaaaagaaacatttcactCTCACTAAAGCCATCAGGAAGGAGGTGAAAGAAGTGAGGTGAGAAAAGCACTGCTGATGAGGAAGAATGAAGCATTTTACTTACACCTAAAACCTGTtgtctcttttctgtttttctccatTCAGACAATTTGACCATCCCAATCTATGCAAATTCATTGGTGGTTCCATTGAGGTGCCTGCTGTCAGCATCATTACTGAGTACTGCCCCAAAGGAAGCCTGTCTGACGTCCTTCTGAATGGCGACATCCCCATAAACTGGGGCTTCAGGTGTCTGGAGCAGCATATTTATAAATGGATTATTTAATCTTAGAATCATATCTAAGGGAGTTTTTTGTCCTAGACTGTCCTTTGCCACCGACATTGCCCGTGGGATGTCGTACCTCCACCAGCACAAGATGTTTCATGGCAGACTTCACTCCAGAAACTGTGTAATTGATGATCGCTGGGTGTGCAAAATCTCAGGTAACAATTATGTTCAGACACAACTTCAGTCTGCAGCCTGTCACTGTTCTGCTCAGTTTCcaaacagtcacacaaataTGAACAGGCATGTAgcatacatgcatgcatacatgcaACATCTTGCATCTCTCTGCTCCATGCTTTTCTGTGCTTGCCTTCAGATTATGGCCTCACAGCCTACAGGAAGGCGGATTTTGAGACTGGCTTCAATTGTTTAAATCGTATATACTGTGCTCCAGAGGTCCTGCTGGGAAACAGCGTCGACACGACACAATCAGCAGATGTGTACAGGTGGGAACAGTTACCGGTAGCCTTATTATGCGGTATGAAGTTTAATGAAAGATTTAGAATTCTGCTGAGCCCGCatatattttcattcatatgAAAAGTGCTACCATTCATTTTTTAGTAAGTGAAATGGGAAATGACATCATGTCTCTTCTCCGGTCAGCTATTCCATGATTCTGGTCGAGCTTGCAACTCGCTCTAACCTCATTTCAGTGAGTATGATGATTACAAAATTTGaccttgatttattttcaatttgtaACTGGCAGTCCTCTCTGACAGGACCAGGCCGAGGGAATGAGGATCGATCTCATGTGGCGGCCCTGCCTCCCTGAAGTCAAAGCAGGAAAGTCTGATACTGACTGCCCCAGTCAAGGAGACTACTGTGAGGTCTGTATGTGCGACGGCTGCAGGAGCAATAGAAGAAAAACTAGAAATGTTAGATATATGACCGCCGtattactgtgctat from Brachionichthys hirsutus isolate HB-005 unplaced genomic scaffold, CSIRO-AGI_Bhir_v1 contig_1055, whole genome shotgun sequence includes the following:
- the LOC137917294 gene encoding atrial natriuretic peptide receptor 2-like, which translates into the protein EWSEAKRFCHEHECPTNWNSANELNCCVYHANIHSCPLGLMKRGICGPWIPDDGKIVTHTLSQAGTMAQKYWTSKVVLSHVGVTSIIAHIKIGQMHAALESKVLVVSAQVCGDDVCELEESCLTCPADCGFCPMSIAIKVAIGLPVALFSSSFILTMVWLQYQKQRMFWDESWIINYNNIIFGLCNMGLCSTSSLQCGKSNSDISQTTDVTVCTGVNTSFKQGFIQPGAYDGRTVAVKHIQKKHFTLTKAIRKEVKEVRQFDHPNLCKFIGGSIEVPAVSIITEYCPKGSLSDVLLNGDIPINWGFRLSFATDIARGMSYLHQHKMFHGRLHSRNCVIDDRWVCKISDYGLTAYRKADFETGFNCLNRIYCAPEVLLGNSVDTTQSADVYSYSMILVELATRSNLISAEGMRIDLMWRPCLPEVKAGKSDTDCPSQGDYCELIKKCWSPNITMRPTFDQVKKTLDKMNPHKVSPVDMMMNLMEKYSKHLESIVAERTQDLLQEKQRTDRLLYSMLPKPVADDLRQGRIAEAQSFSNATVYFSDIVGFTLLSGDSTPYQVVDFLNQLYTSFDDIIDNYDVYKVETIGDAYMVVSGVPQENGINHAGEIASMALDLVSVCHTFKIPHKPNTQLKIRAGIHSGPVVAGVVGTKMPRYCLFGDTVNTASRMESTSEALKIQVSGATADLLLTLRGYVLTCRGKLNVKGKGDMTTWWLEAKRNDLKDPLLRTSAPNGVPVPVSD